A single genomic interval of Streptomyces graminofaciens harbors:
- a CDS encoding winged helix-turn-helix transcriptional regulator has product MDGDGMCPYRLVLEHVTSRWGVLVLIELMERPYRFSELRRAIGRVSEKMLTQTLQTLERDGLVHRDAKPVIPPRVDYSLTDLGREAAEQVRVLATWTKERMDDVEKARRTYDEARQERDEARVS; this is encoded by the coding sequence ATGGACGGCGACGGGATGTGCCCGTACCGCCTCGTCCTGGAGCATGTCACCAGCCGCTGGGGCGTGCTGGTCCTGATCGAGCTGATGGAGCGGCCGTACCGCTTCAGCGAGCTGCGCCGGGCCATCGGCCGCGTCAGCGAGAAGATGCTCACCCAGACCTTGCAGACCCTGGAGCGCGACGGGCTCGTCCACCGCGACGCCAAGCCCGTGATCCCGCCCCGCGTCGACTACTCCCTCACCGACCTCGGCCGTGAGGCCGCCGAGCAGGTGCGCGTACTGGCGACCTGGACCAAGGAGCGCATGGACGACGTGGAGAAGGCGCGGCGGACGTACGACGAGGCCCGCCAGGAACGCGACGAGGCCCGGGTCTCGTAG